The window GGCCACCGAGGCGGCACGCCGATCCCTGGCGAAGGCACTGGGCCTCCGCCGACCAGCGGTCACGCTGGAGGCCGGGGCGACCTCGCGCACCAAGCGCGTCGGTGTGGCGGGCCTCAACGAGGTGACCGCCCGACAGCGGCTGGCCGGCTGACCGGTCAGGGAC of the Acidimicrobiales bacterium genome contains:
- a CDS encoding DUF167 domain-containing protein, which produces MLEVRVTPNARRNDVRYEDGTIRIRVGAAPEDGRATEAARRSLAKALGLRRPAVTLEAGATSRTKRVGVAGLNEVTARQRLAG